A genomic region of Rhodohalobacter sp. 614A contains the following coding sequences:
- a CDS encoding amidase gives MKVTKIVFPLLFMILLGCNQSEPTNERASEHFRFEEVTINELRTGYENGEFTIREVVQAYLDRIEKIDQSGPELNSIIYINPDAISTAEQLDQELQNGNSRGVLHGIPIILKDNIDTADMPTTAGSRFMEGSIPPNDAFIVQKLREQGAVILGKANLSEWANFHSDFSSSGWSGLGGQTNNPYDTTRNPCGSSSGSGVAASANLATITIGTETNGSIVCPSNANGIVGLKPTVGLWSRDGIIPISYHTDSAGPMVRTVRDAAILLGALAATDPNDALTETSDENRYEDYTRFLNESGLEGKRIGFYTGPMGNHFRVDTLMNEAVNYFKEQGATVIEMDQISKENIGGDAFQVLLYEFKDGLNKYFASLGEDAPVSSIEELAELTQNESIETERFDRSLIISASEKGNLDSEEYKEALERMLTESRENGIDRVMDEHNLDAIISPTGSPAWKTDLILGDNFSLSSSSPSARAGYPIITVPMGNIEGLPVGLSIFGRAWSEPVLLEIAYAYEQGTKHRIVPTLEE, from the coding sequence ATGAAAGTTACCAAAATCGTTTTTCCGCTTCTATTTATGATCCTTCTCGGATGTAATCAATCCGAGCCAACCAACGAACGTGCTTCTGAACATTTCCGGTTTGAAGAAGTCACGATTAATGAACTCCGGACGGGATATGAAAATGGGGAATTCACGATCAGGGAAGTTGTCCAGGCTTACCTCGACCGAATCGAAAAAATTGATCAATCAGGTCCTGAGTTGAACTCCATCATTTATATAAATCCTGATGCCATTTCAACAGCCGAACAACTTGATCAAGAATTACAGAATGGCAATTCAAGAGGTGTACTTCATGGAATTCCAATCATTTTGAAGGACAATATCGATACGGCCGACATGCCAACCACAGCCGGATCAAGATTTATGGAAGGATCAATTCCGCCGAATGATGCTTTCATCGTCCAAAAACTCAGAGAACAGGGTGCCGTCATTCTTGGAAAAGCAAACCTGAGTGAGTGGGCCAATTTTCACAGCGATTTCTCCTCAAGTGGATGGAGCGGTTTGGGTGGACAGACAAATAATCCGTATGACACAACACGGAATCCATGCGGTTCCAGTTCGGGTTCCGGAGTGGCTGCTTCTGCAAATCTGGCAACAATCACAATTGGAACAGAAACGAATGGATCGATTGTTTGCCCGTCGAATGCAAATGGAATTGTTGGGTTGAAACCGACTGTGGGTTTATGGAGCCGGGATGGAATTATCCCGATTTCTTATCACACAGACAGCGCCGGTCCTATGGTAAGAACCGTACGCGATGCTGCGATTCTCTTGGGAGCTTTAGCAGCAACTGATCCAAATGACGCACTGACTGAAACCAGCGATGAAAACCGGTATGAAGATTACACCCGATTTTTAAATGAGTCCGGGCTTGAGGGAAAGAGAATTGGCTTCTACACAGGCCCGATGGGAAATCATTTTCGGGTGGATACGTTGATGAATGAGGCTGTTAATTATTTTAAAGAACAGGGCGCAACTGTAATTGAAATGGACCAAATCTCAAAAGAAAATATTGGCGGAGATGCCTTCCAGGTTCTTCTGTATGAATTCAAAGACGGATTGAATAAATATTTTGCCTCGCTTGGAGAAGATGCACCGGTTTCCAGTATTGAAGAACTGGCTGAGCTTACACAAAATGAATCTATCGAAACCGAACGGTTTGATCGAAGCCTCATCATCTCCGCATCGGAAAAAGGAAATCTCGATTCAGAAGAGTATAAAGAAGCACTTGAACGAATGCTTACTGAAAGCAGGGAAAATGGAATTGATCGTGTGATGGACGAACACAATCTCGATGCCATTATCTCTCCCACCGGTTCACCAGCCTGGAAAACCGATCTCATTTTGGGAGACAATTTTTCACTTTCTTCAAGCTCACCATCTGCAAGAGCAGGATATCCAATCATCACTGTCCCTATGGGAAATATCGAAGGACTGCCGGTTGGACTTTCCATTTTTGGGCGTGCCTGGAGTGAGCCCGTACTACTTGAAATTGCCTATGCATACGAACAAGGAACAAAACACCGCATTGTCCCTACGTTAGAAGAGTAA
- a CDS encoding MGMT family protein, producing the protein MKREDFYERVYEVVAEIPVGCVTTYGAIAGHLGVRSGARMVGYALNNLISKEGEHYPAHRVVNRLGQLTGRGHFPDDSMRERLEQEGVEFTEDYTVDIEKHFWDPDEHLR; encoded by the coding sequence ATGAAGCGAGAAGATTTCTATGAGCGGGTGTATGAGGTTGTTGCAGAAATTCCTGTTGGATGTGTAACCACATATGGTGCTATTGCCGGACACCTCGGTGTTCGTTCAGGTGCCAGAATGGTTGGATATGCACTGAATAATCTCATATCAAAAGAAGGAGAGCATTACCCTGCACATCGGGTGGTGAATCGACTTGGCCAGTTAACCGGTCGGGGTCATTTCCCCGACGATTCCATGAGGGAGCGACTTGAACAGGAGGGAGTGGAATTTACCGAAGATTATACGGTGGATATTGAGAAACATTTCTGGGATCCGGATGAGCATCTTCGATAA